The following proteins are encoded in a genomic region of Xenopus laevis strain J_2021 chromosome 3L, Xenopus_laevis_v10.1, whole genome shotgun sequence:
- the LOC108711135 gene encoding transcription factor EC isoform X2: MPQLTECSYYEVQAHLENPTKYHLQQSQRQQVKQYLNLGNKFSTQTLAYSHPHVVQPTGIVPTLRNGYMSPDTDNCTTDCQLTKLMPLGANSENEIEEVIDDIISLESSFNDDGLNCAEPALLMSSNLSLSSNILDIYNSDQSSDMGLSNNVCPSMGVKREVTDTDTRAMVKERQKKDNHNLIERRRRYNINHRIKELGTLIPKSNDPDMRWNKGTILKASVEYIKWLQKEQQRGRELEHRQKKLEQANRRLLLRIQELEIQARAHGLPMPTLCTVEIASQVIKQQTYREDMAQDYASQLPVSIGQTTDLCDVSTSFSDPLSHFTDLSFTAALKEQMLEEMSPYGADPFLSATSPDLSKGSSRRSSFSTDDGDDL; encoded by the exons ATGCCTCAATTAACTGAGTGCTCGTACTATGAG gTTCAAGCTCACCTGGAGAACCCAACAAAGTATCATTTGCAACAATCACAGAGACAACAAGTTAAACAGTATCTGAATCTTGGGAACAAATTTTCAACCCAGACACTTGCGTATTCCCACCCACATGTAGTTCAACCTACTGGAATTGTGCCAACCTTACGAAATGGATACATGTCCCCTGATACAGACAACTGTACAACAGATTGCCAGTTAACAAAACTGATGCCCTTGGGAGCCAACAGTGAAAATGAG ATAGAAGAAGTAATTGATGACATAATTAGCCTAGAATCAAGTTTCAATGACGATGGCTTGAACTGCGCAGAACCTGCACTTTTGATGTCAAGTAAT CTTTCACTCTCAAGCAATATTCTGGATATTTACAACAGTGACCAAAGCTCAGACATGGGACTTTCGAATAACGTGTGCCCTAGTATGGGAGTGAAAAGGGAAGTTACAG acaCAGATACCCGAGCAATGgtgaaagaaagacaaaaaaaggaCAACCACAATCTCA ttgAGCGACGGAGGAGATACAATATTAACCACAGAATTAAAGAACTTGGAACACTAATCCCAAAATCCAATGATCC TGATATGCGCTGGAACAAAGGAACTATTTTAAAAGCTTCGGTAGAATACATCAAATGGTTACAAAAAGAACAACAAAGAGGTCGAGAATTAGAACACAGACAGAAAAAATTAGAGCAAGCTAACAGAAGATTGCTGCTTCGTATTCAG GAACTTGAAATACAAGCTCGAGCTCATGGCCTTCCCATGCCAACATTATGTACAGTTGAAATAGCATCTCAAGTCATCAAACAGCAAACATACCGGGAAGATATGGCTCAGGATTATGCTTCTCAACTTCCAGTTTCCATTGGACAAACCACAGACTTGTGTGATGTATCAACGTCATTTTCCGATCCACTATCCCATTTCACAGATTTATCCTTTACTGCAGCTTTAAAAGAACAAATGTTGGAAGAAATGTCTCCATATGGAGCTGATCCCTTTCTCTCTGCAACGTCCCCGGACCTGTCCAAAGGCAGCAGCAGAAGAAGCAGCTTCAGCACAGATGATGGGGatgatctttaa
- the LOC108711135 gene encoding transcription factor EC isoform X1, producing the protein MHFRKMVTLIQINSIPVQAHLENPTKYHLQQSQRQQVKQYLNLGNKFSTQTLAYSHPHVVQPTGIVPTLRNGYMSPDTDNCTTDCQLTKLMPLGANSENEIEEVIDDIISLESSFNDDGLNCAEPALLMSSNLSLSSNILDIYNSDQSSDMGLSNNVCPSMGVKREVTDTDTRAMVKERQKKDNHNLIERRRRYNINHRIKELGTLIPKSNDPDMRWNKGTILKASVEYIKWLQKEQQRGRELEHRQKKLEQANRRLLLRIQELEIQARAHGLPMPTLCTVEIASQVIKQQTYREDMAQDYASQLPVSIGQTTDLCDVSTSFSDPLSHFTDLSFTAALKEQMLEEMSPYGADPFLSATSPDLSKGSSRRSSFSTDDGDDL; encoded by the exons gTTCAAGCTCACCTGGAGAACCCAACAAAGTATCATTTGCAACAATCACAGAGACAACAAGTTAAACAGTATCTGAATCTTGGGAACAAATTTTCAACCCAGACACTTGCGTATTCCCACCCACATGTAGTTCAACCTACTGGAATTGTGCCAACCTTACGAAATGGATACATGTCCCCTGATACAGACAACTGTACAACAGATTGCCAGTTAACAAAACTGATGCCCTTGGGAGCCAACAGTGAAAATGAG ATAGAAGAAGTAATTGATGACATAATTAGCCTAGAATCAAGTTTCAATGACGATGGCTTGAACTGCGCAGAACCTGCACTTTTGATGTCAAGTAAT CTTTCACTCTCAAGCAATATTCTGGATATTTACAACAGTGACCAAAGCTCAGACATGGGACTTTCGAATAACGTGTGCCCTAGTATGGGAGTGAAAAGGGAAGTTACAG acaCAGATACCCGAGCAATGgtgaaagaaagacaaaaaaaggaCAACCACAATCTCA ttgAGCGACGGAGGAGATACAATATTAACCACAGAATTAAAGAACTTGGAACACTAATCCCAAAATCCAATGATCC TGATATGCGCTGGAACAAAGGAACTATTTTAAAAGCTTCGGTAGAATACATCAAATGGTTACAAAAAGAACAACAAAGAGGTCGAGAATTAGAACACAGACAGAAAAAATTAGAGCAAGCTAACAGAAGATTGCTGCTTCGTATTCAG GAACTTGAAATACAAGCTCGAGCTCATGGCCTTCCCATGCCAACATTATGTACAGTTGAAATAGCATCTCAAGTCATCAAACAGCAAACATACCGGGAAGATATGGCTCAGGATTATGCTTCTCAACTTCCAGTTTCCATTGGACAAACCACAGACTTGTGTGATGTATCAACGTCATTTTCCGATCCACTATCCCATTTCACAGATTTATCCTTTACTGCAGCTTTAAAAGAACAAATGTTGGAAGAAATGTCTCCATATGGAGCTGATCCCTTTCTCTCTGCAACGTCCCCGGACCTGTCCAAAGGCAGCAGCAGAAGAAGCAGCTTCAGCACAGATGATGGGGatgatctttaa
- the LOC108711135 gene encoding transcription factor EC isoform X3, with the protein MTRGCECKKEWERLVAGQFKLGRNCQLSLSSNILDIYNSDQSSDMGLSNNVCPSMGVKREVTDTDTRAMVKERQKKDNHNLIERRRRYNINHRIKELGTLIPKSNDPDMRWNKGTILKASVEYIKWLQKEQQRGRELEHRQKKLEQANRRLLLRIQELEIQARAHGLPMPTLCTVEIASQVIKQQTYREDMAQDYASQLPVSIGQTTDLCDVSTSFSDPLSHFTDLSFTAALKEQMLEEMSPYGADPFLSATSPDLSKGSSRRSSFSTDDGDDL; encoded by the exons ATGACTAGGGGTTGTGAGTGTAAGAAGGAATGGGAGAGACTTGTTGCAGGACAGTTTAAACTGGGGAGAAATTGCCAG CTTTCACTCTCAAGCAATATTCTGGATATTTACAACAGTGACCAAAGCTCAGACATGGGACTTTCGAATAACGTGTGCCCTAGTATGGGAGTGAAAAGGGAAGTTACAG acaCAGATACCCGAGCAATGgtgaaagaaagacaaaaaaaggaCAACCACAATCTCA ttgAGCGACGGAGGAGATACAATATTAACCACAGAATTAAAGAACTTGGAACACTAATCCCAAAATCCAATGATCC TGATATGCGCTGGAACAAAGGAACTATTTTAAAAGCTTCGGTAGAATACATCAAATGGTTACAAAAAGAACAACAAAGAGGTCGAGAATTAGAACACAGACAGAAAAAATTAGAGCAAGCTAACAGAAGATTGCTGCTTCGTATTCAG GAACTTGAAATACAAGCTCGAGCTCATGGCCTTCCCATGCCAACATTATGTACAGTTGAAATAGCATCTCAAGTCATCAAACAGCAAACATACCGGGAAGATATGGCTCAGGATTATGCTTCTCAACTTCCAGTTTCCATTGGACAAACCACAGACTTGTGTGATGTATCAACGTCATTTTCCGATCCACTATCCCATTTCACAGATTTATCCTTTACTGCAGCTTTAAAAGAACAAATGTTGGAAGAAATGTCTCCATATGGAGCTGATCCCTTTCTCTCTGCAACGTCCCCGGACCTGTCCAAAGGCAGCAGCAGAAGAAGCAGCTTCAGCACAGATGATGGGGatgatctttaa